One Brassica napus cultivar Da-Ae chromosome A5, Da-Ae, whole genome shotgun sequence DNA window includes the following coding sequences:
- the LOC125608748 gene encoding pinoresinol reductase 1, with translation MGGIKSGEKTRVLVVGATGYLGKRIVRACLAEGHETYVLQRPEIGLDIEKVQLLFSFKKLGARLVEASFSDHQSLVSAVKLVDVVVSAMSGVHFRSHNILVQLKLVEAIIEAGNVKRFLPSEFGMDPPRMGHALPPGRETFDQKMEVRHAIEAAGIPYTYVVGACFAAYFAGNLSQMETLLPPKKKANIYGDGNVKVVFADEDDIAKYTAKTLDDPRTVNKTVYIRPQDNVLTQNELVKIWEKLTGNELEKTNIAAKDFLANIEHMEIPHQAGIGHFYHIFYEGCLTDHKVGEDEEASSLYPDVKYKRMDDYLRMFL, from the exons ATGGGAGGGATCAAAAGCGGCGAGAAAACGCGCGTTTTGGTGGTGGGAGCGACGGGTTACTTAGGGAAGAGAATCGTGAGGGCGTGTTTGGCTGAAGGTCACGAAACTTATGTTTTGCAGCGGCCAGAGATTGGTCTAGACATCGAGAAAGTCCAACTCCTTTTCTCATTCAAGAAACTAGGTGCTCGTCTCGTCGAGGCTTCTTTCTCCGACCACCAAAGCCTCGTATCAGCCGTGAAACTCGTAGACGTCGTTGTCTCCGCCATGTCGGGCGTTCACTTCCGTAGCCATAACATCCTTGTCCAGCTTAAGCTCGTTGAAGCCATCATAGAGGCTGGTAATGTCAAG CGGTTTTTACCATCTGAGTTTGGTATGGATCCACCACGTATGGGACATGCTTTACCACCAGGACGAGAAACGTTCGACCAAAAAATGGAAGTGCGTCATGCTATTGAAGCTGCCGGAATACCTTACACTTACGTTGTTGGCGCTTGCTTCGCCGCATATTTTGCCGGAAACTTATCTCAGATGGAAACTTTACTCCCTCCAAAGAAAAAAGCTAATATATATGGAGACGGAAACGTAAAAG TGGTGTTCGCTGATGAAGACGATATCGCAAAATACACCGCAAAAACACTAGACGATCCACGAACAGTGAACAAAACCGTGTATATCAGACCTCAGGACAACGTTCTCACTCAAAATGAATTGGTTAAAATTTGGGAAAAGCTAACCGGAAACGAATTGGAGAAAACCAATATTGCTGCAAAAGACTTCCTTGCCAACATTGAAC ACATGGAGATTCCACATCAAGCAGGGATAGGacatttttatcatatcttCTATGAAGGATGTCTCACTGATCACAAagtcggagaagatgaagaagcgtCAAGTCTCTATCCGGATGTCAAGTACAAGCGTATGGATGATTATTTAAGAATGTTCCTCTGA